CGATAACGAAGAATCAAACCTTGGtatcttatttaaaaaaatcgttgatTTCACTTTAACATATCTTACCTCTAGTTTAATCTTTAGCTTGATACTTCGATTTTATGCAAATTAATGATTTGCTAATGTAGCGGTGAATATAGTAATAGATCAATACTAGGTATTGAAATTTCTTCgatttatatctattttttagaaaaaatgagagTAAAAGGGTTCAAGGAAACCACATCCTTTATAGTCATCATCGGCATCTTAATCAAGCTATGTTTGATTATTTAGCACCttgtaatatatatcttttaatcaTATCATATTCGTAGCTAGTTACACCGGAACatgacttttaaaaaaaacatttttagacATTATGGTATTCAATTTTAAGTCCTAATTAAcctaatttataaattataattagaaagGAATATGTATAGCTAATCATCAAAGTGATTATAGAACACATCAACTTTTGTCTGTCCTTTTCATTTCTAGATAATATAACACATAAACTcgtataattttgaaatattccATAGAATCAATGTCggaatatataatgaaaaaagacaGGAAAAGTAAGGAATAATAAATTTcccctaaaaagaaaaaacagaaaataaaacttgCATACATAAATTCCGAAATacacactttttaaaaagggCCAACTTTGCTGGTCGACTAAAAAGCATATGTGTTCGCGTGACACATGCATCCAAAATTCACATgcataatttttcataaaagtgatgaaggaaaaagaaaaacacaccTCGTACCAGGAGATACTACTACTTACTTTTTCAttatctatttatatatagatatagattaAGGAATAAGGATCTGTTACCAAAAATTGATTACAATGCTACAAGAATTCCATGAAATAAAGTCATTATTGATATGTTTAATATGACATACATTcgtttgattagattattatttgaattggCGAGTGGGAGAGTGATTGATCAAGCAAGACTCAGCTCAAGAGATACGTCATTCACGTCAGAGTTTCCAGTTTTACTCATCAATGGCTGCAAACCCCTTATGCTCAAACATAGTGACATTGTAATTTCTTCACCACCAACTCTCTTTACGCTTTCAGTTTCCTCATCCaactttttcaaatcttgATGCATCTTCTTCAAGCTTCTCCCAAAATAATCTTCCTCCTGACAAACAAATAGATAACACGCAATTATTGATCTATTTTATGCCTTCAGTGAGTTCCTTCGAAAAGGTGAAAACTAATGTGAAGAAATGGTGTGAAAACAAGTAAGTTTATGGTAGAAACGAAACAgagaagtaaagaaaaaagaacgaGAAGAAATTAACATAAAGATTAATTATTACATACTTCGCTAACAGTGTTTTAACTCCATTACAGAACAGAGAAGGAGAACAGATTTATAATTAGAGGGACACCAATAGAATGAttagaaagtttaaaaaatgtaacataTAATGGATTCAAAGCATATTAACAAATACGGATTTGAATTGACGTAATCTAAAACAGTACAGAGAGAGATAGAAAAGAGTACTTGAACAGTGCACCGTTTGGTTATGTCCTTGAACATGAGGTAAGAATTTGGTTTCTTCTCTTTGCACTTTCTTAGTTCATTCGTCATCTCTTCCCTCTCTTTCCTGGAAAGAAAACTTTATCTTATGGATCAATCTaatgacaaaacaaaaaagcatATATCTACCATTCCCCTTATCTGTCCAACAACAACACAATGCTTTCCTCTTTGTAAAGTTGTAAATCATGTTCATCATATACAATATGTAAGTGTGTTTGCACACGAGATGATAAAATAGTACTTTTGGCCAcatactttattttgaaactttagtgtgtgtatatatattatattgttgcTTACCGTGTCACATATActgtatatttctttttctttaaacctTTCCTAGATGGCTATTATATGTCAGATTTCTACCTACATTtttatcaaactcaaaatcatTCCGAAACATATTAAATCTTTAATTACTCAAAACAcgtttaatgtttaatttttcacttttagaCGCTGGTTTTATactataatatttgatttttaatgattaaaagtattttatgattaactttaaaaatgacaaaagtgatttgtaaccattttaaaatctcACTCCCAAACAAGTCATTAGTCGATCCTACTAACGAAGAGTATGGAGAGAATCACGAACCAAGCAAGTTTTTGATCGATAAAGCAACATCCATGGAGATGGTCTGGAAGTTGATATCCTGGAGCCTCATCATTGTTGAGGTTTTTTTCTGCCATACAAGGAGCAAgcacatttattaatttatattagcagttttttttaactaaactAGGGGTCAGTTTTAGTCTTAAAGATATGACCAAGGTGATAAAAATCTCTTTTATGTTTGTTCAAGAACGTAAGCTTAAAAATACAGAAACAGCGGTTGTGATAAGAAATAAAGGAATGTAGAACACCTTGGGACGTTACTTGCTCCTGTTTTGAGCTCCTGTACATCTGTCCATGGCAAACCTAAGCAttattaaactattaaaaacaTTCATAAGCTGCCAATGTTAAAGaagtggaaaaagaaaaaaaatggtttaagaATGAATCATAAAAAGCTACCAATCTGCACCTGTAGATGGCTTTTCACGTGAGATATGGTGAGACCATTCACATTCATTATCTGCAATACCATCTTTGGAGTAGCCCCTACAAATTAGTAACACCAAACTATGGTTCATTTGAATAACACGAGActagaaagggaaaaaagaaagagaagttaaTAAAGATGCATAATGAGATATATAGCTAAAGCTTACTCTCTTCTCCACCAAGGCGTTCAACTGCATGAACAAAGCAGCGATGAAGATCAGGGGTCCATCTTAATCTAGGCATTTTAGAACGAACATAAGGCCTAACCATGGGGGATTTGAAGTTGATGTCATGGAATACTCTCTGCCTAGAAACCCTCATGTTAGATATGAATCAAATGATTATGATAATGCTTTGTCTTGAAGGGGACGTGGATAAAGACCCTTAAAAAGAGAAACCCAGTTCAGTTCAAACTTACTTTATGGCTTATGCCTCTTAGAGAGAGAAGATAATAAATAGTAGTGTGAGATTCTGTTGCATTCATTTGGCCTTTTGTGGCTGCTTTTCGCAACTCAGAAGGGACGGGTTAGTCTCCATGGTGTTTGATTGGAAAATGGAAAGTTTTGAGAGGCAGAATTTCTGGCTTGCTATTTATTCAAATGTATCTATGATTGGGTGAAAACAGATGGGTGAAAAAAAGAACTGATAAAGTTGTCCTCAATTTTCTTTGGGGGcatcatttcttcattttggaCATTCTTTTGGTCCTTTTTTCAGACATTCCTTTGGCAtctaattacaaaaaaagcAGTGGGAATGTAGCAAACCTAAATCTCATCAATCATATGAGTGCATGCTATATCCCCAACACCATTTCATTTCAACTAATTCCATTTAACAGTAATAATCAAACTCGGAATTCTAATGGCTTTTTACTTTACATATTAGTACTTGGGTGTGTTTGTTTAAGCAAAATGAtgatatttaaacatttaagcAACAGAGAGGAGTCCAAAATGAAGAATCAAATGGGGAAATTTTGGGTATATGCTATGACGAAAGCAATGCATATCCTTAAGGAAACATGCCAAAAGCTCCTGTTGAAAGCGAACCTCATAATTCCGGTTGCGACTTTTCGTCGAACACATTATACGCAATGGACCTTGAAAATCTCGACGAAACCGTGTGTTCGACACGCAGCCCATGCTTAGGAAATAGCATGTCAGAATTTCCTCGCACAGTAACACGTCGATCAGGAATGAGCGCAGTGGGCGTGGATTGGGGAGACTCCCATTGGAGTAGCGTAAAAGTTAGCTGTAAGCAGCTGTAAACAGAAgcttaatatttgaaatttccaTTCCATAGACGCGAACAAAttgggaagaaaaagaaaatgaaagcgTCAGAGTTCGTGCTCGGCCTCTATGGGCAAAGATGGGTTCGAATTGGAGAATATTCTCTGAAACTGAGCAATGGCAGAAGCAGAGGAACAGAAGTGGAATCCTAAGCAGAGGAATTATGGCGGAGTTGGACTTGTGGGAGGAAACCTTTCAAAAGCTGATCCGAATTCATTCAATTCTCTTGGATGATCATTCCTGAAAATCTGAAGCAAGTAAAATCCAAGTATTCAGATGGTGAGATTTATATACAAGGAAGAGCAATTTCTGCCCAAATCAGAGAGTAAGGCTTTAACCCACTTCAAAAGATTCAATTTTTgatcttttaatatttgtcCACATTGATTTAGCATAgcaaaaattgaagtttgatGAAAGCATTCTTTAGAAGACCAAGAATCAAATTTGCGTTTATATCTTAATATTCACCATCCTATGCTTTTCAAACGGGTCAAAATCAAGAATTTGCCTTCAACTCCCaagaaattaatagaaatGGCCACTAGATTATGATTTCAATTATGTATGAACTTTCATATTGATAATTTCTATTTCCTCTAATGGATGTCATATTTTATTGAGTGACTACTAACTCTTTATTCTACCGAACCCCATATGTAGACAAGACAGATGACCAAGCAAAAACTACGTTTTGATAACGCAAAGTTCTTCGAAGAGTTTTTTCCAAGGCTTAATCTGTTAGTTGTAGTTCATAAATTAATGGTGATACAAACAAGAAATGACGTATCCAAATCTTCTTACGCTCTTAGTAACCAACGGCCAGCTATAATCCACATCATTTGCATAAGCTAATTAATCATAACCTACAATTATATACTAAAGAAGATCAGAAAGATGGTACGAAAACTGAGCTTCTACAATGGGGAGGAAGAAGCTGAGGCTGCAAAATCAAGGCTCCCATGTTAGTTTAGAGCTCTGTGACTCTTATTTTCTTGTGAACATGTTCTATGTAATCCATGTGTGTTTTGGTTCTTTGCAGGTTATATTGGACAACGGGTTGTTGAAGGTGACGATATCAAACCCCCAAGGGTATGTAATTGGCATCACGTATGGAGGCATGGACAATCTATTAGATGTAAAATCAAGTGAATCTAAAAGAGGGTAACGTCAATGATGAAATAGTAGATCAAACAGGATTTCATGTAACTACTGTTGACTTATTTCCTGTGTGCAGATATTGGGATATCAACTGGAGTTGGCCTGGAGGCAAGGACAGATACCAATTGTACGCTGCCTTCATTAGATTGGTAGATtgagttaaattttgaaacttgagCAGTTTAGCAGTCCCCAAATTGTAGGAAAATAAGTCTATAAACCAGAAAAAGTTTGTCTATGCCAGCCCTCCATAGAAGTTGTCGATCAAAAGGATAAGTTTCAAATACAGCTTGTTCTCAAGCCTGTGAATGACTATAGATACATATCCTTTAACTCCTGAATCCATTTAAATTTGCAGGCTTAAGGGATCTGAATTCAATGTCATCAACTCAAGTGATGACACGATTGAAATATCATTCAGGAAAGATTTTGACCTGTCAACTCGAGGCAACAAACTTCCACTTGGTGTGGACATAAGGTTGTTCATTCATTCGGACCTCCCTTTTACCTTGAAATAAGATCTCTTAATTCTGCTAAATTTCACAGGCTTCTGATTTGTCCTCTAGGTACATAATGAGGACTGGTATTCCAGGCTTCTATTGCTATGCAATCTACGAGCACCCATCAGAATGTCGAGCTTTCGATCTTGCTCAGACAAGAATGGTGTTTAAGCTGCGACAAGAGaagtaaataatattcttCCCCAGCCTAAGCATGGCTAGCTAGAGTACAATTTGCTGTTTTCtcccttttcattttcattcttcttgtACTATCTGCCTCACCAATTTACGGTCAAATTAGGTTCCACTACATGGCAATTTCAGATGAGAAGCAAAGAATAATGCCAATGCCAGAGGATTTGCGTCCAGGCAGAGGTGAAGAACTAATTGTACCTGAGTCAGTTTTGCTTGTAAATCCCATTAACCCCGATTTGAAAGGAGAGGTGAGAACGTGAaccttaaatattatttcatttaccTGCACACAAAGAGTGATTTCCATGAACGTAAGGACTAAATGCAGGTAGATGATAAGTACCAATACTCGGAGGATAACAAAGATGGAGGAGTTCATGGATGGATAAGTTCCAGCCCAAACAACATAGGTTTTTGGATAGTTTTTCCAAGCCACGAGTTCCGAAATGGAGGTCCTACAAAGCAAAATCTGACAGTCCATACTGGTCCTACATGTCTTgctgtaattttttttctcctctgcTCCAACTCGATTTAATCCTGAATTATATGTCTATAACATTTGGTATAACAGAAATATTTGATGGAACAGATGTTTCATGGAACCCATTACATTGGAGAAGATATACTCACACATATCAAGGAGGGAGAGGCGTGGAGAAAGGTCTTTGGTCCTATTCTTGTATACCTTAACTCCACCTCAGATGTATCAGAGGCACACAATCTATGGATAGATGCAAAAGAACAGGTATTTGTTTGAAATCCAACTTTCTCTCAGTCTGTATCTGCATTCTTCAACATGTTGCAGTAAATTGATCCACTGTCTCATAacatagaatttgaaaaacacCATTAGCTACCAAACCATACATTCTCTTCAAATTCTGTGCTTTCTTCTCAAAAACCTGAAAACTATATGATTTTCTAAGATATTGATATCATGATATGGTTTTGCTTCGTATTGTGTCACTACTACTATGCATCAGAGAGACTTAGTGGCAGATATGTGGCTTAATATTTCACTTTTCATGATATAGAGAATGCAAGAGGAAACAGCATGGCCATACAATTTTGTTGcttcatctttttatttaatggcAAGGGAACGTGGTTCAATTTCAGGAAGACTATTAGTCCGAGATAGGTAAAATTGTTACCCGTCTCTAATTAAGGAACTGTAATTTTCCTTGAACCATCTAGTAAGATAAGgcagtttctctctctttcgcTCTCTAGGTTTGTTTCAAGTTCCCCTATCCCTGCAAGAGATGCACATATTGGTCTATCTGCTGCTAGAGAAGAAGGTGCCTGGCAAATCGAAAGCAAGGTGAAAGATTTTTCTTAGCTCTTCTAGAACAGAACATTTCTTACACTTATTACTCTGATAAGCTTCAAAGCATTGAATTCAA
This DNA window, taken from Cucumis sativus cultivar 9930 chromosome 6, Cucumber_9930_V3, whole genome shotgun sequence, encodes the following:
- the LOC101220336 gene encoding probable rhamnogalacturonate lyase B isoform X1, producing MGRKKLRLQNQGSHVILDNGLLKVTISNPQGYVIGITYGGMDNLLDVKSSESKRGYWDINWSWPGGKDRYQLLKGSEFNVINSSDDTIEISFRKDFDLSTRGNKLPLGVDIRYIMRTGIPGFYCYAIYEHPSECRAFDLAQTRMVFKLRQEKFHYMAISDEKQRIMPMPEDLRPGRGEELIVPESVLLVNPINPDLKGEVDDKYQYSEDNKDGGVHGWISSSPNNIGFWIVFPSHEFRNGGPTKQNLTVHTGPTCLAMFHGTHYIGEDILTHIKEGEAWRKVFGPILVYLNSTSDVSEAHNLWIDAKEQRMQEETAWPYNFVASSFYLMARERGSISGRLLVRDRFVSSSPIPARDAHIGLSAAREEGAWQIESKEYQFWVKTDSNGDFTIRNIIPGVYGLHGWVPGFIGDYLHKSLVTVSAGSYNHLGILTYSPPRDGPTVWEIGFPDRTANSFYVPDVNPMYVNKLFLHSPEKFRQYGLWEGYSDLHPRNDQIFTVGINDPKKDWFFAQVCRRGEDGKYVATTWTIKFNMTSLTDGTYRLRLSIASATRSDLKINVNSMGSESSLVFQLMNLGMDNTVCRHGNHGLYRIYSIDIPSSMLVKGDNCIFLTQARNGDPLCGILYDYLRLEAPDATP
- the LOC101220336 gene encoding probable rhamnogalacturonate lyase B isoform X2, which translates into the protein MGRKKLRLQNQGSHVILDNGLLKVTISNPQGYVIGITYGGMDNLLDVKSSESKRGYWDINWSWPGGKDRYQLLKGSEFNVINSSDDTIEISFRKDFDLSTRGNKLPLGVDIRYIMRTGIPGFYCYAIYEHPSECRAFDLAQTRMVFKLRQEKFHYMAISDEKQRIMPMPEDLRPGRGEELIVPESVLLVNPINPDLKGEVDDKYQYSEDNKDGGVHGWISSSPNNIGFWIVFPSHEFRNGGPTKQNLTVHTGPTCLAMFHGTHYIGEDILTHIKEGEAWRKVFGPILVYLNSTSDVSEAHNLWIDAKEQRMQEETAWPYNFVASSFYLMARERGSISGRLLVRDRFVSSSPIPARDAHIGLSAAREEGAWQIESKEYQFWVKTDSNGDFTIRNIIPGVYGLHGWVPGFIGDYLHKSLVTVSAGSYNHLGILTYSPPRDGPTVWEIGFPDRTANSFYVPDVNPMYVNKLFLHSPEKFRQYGLWEGYSDLHPRNDQIFTVGINDPKKDWFFAQVCRGEDGKYVATTWTIKFNMTSLTDGTYRLRLSIASATRSDLKINVNSMGSESSLVFQLMNLGMDNTVCRHGNHGLYRIYSIDIPSSMLVKGDNCIFLTQARNGDPLCGILYDYLRLEAPDATP
- the LOC101210077 gene encoding probable transcription factor KAN2 isoform X3; its protein translation is MVRPYVRSKMPRLRWTPDLHRCFVHAVERLGGEERATPKMVLQIMNVNGLTISHVKSHLQVCHGQMYRSSKQEQVTSQEKNLNNDEAPGYQLPDHLHGCCFIDQKLAWKEREEMTNELRKCKEKKPNSYLMFKDITKRCTVQEEDYFGRSLKKMHQDLKKLDEETESVKRVGGEEITMSLCLSIRGLQPLMSKTGNSDVNDVSLELSLA
- the LOC101220336 gene encoding probable rhamnogalacturonate lyase B isoform X4; protein product: MRTGIPGFYCYAIYEHPSECRAFDLAQTRMVFKLRQEKFHYMAISDEKQRIMPMPEDLRPGRGEELIVPESVLLVNPINPDLKGEVDDKYQYSEDNKDGGVHGWISSSPNNIGFWIVFPSHEFRNGGPTKQNLTVHTGPTCLAMFHGTHYIGEDILTHIKEGEAWRKVFGPILVYLNSTSDVSEAHNLWIDAKEQRMQEETAWPYNFVASSFYLMARERGSISGRLLVRDRFVSSSPIPARDAHIGLSAAREEGAWQIESKEYQFWVKTDSNGDFTIRNIIPGVYGLHGWVPGFIGDYLHKSLVTVSAGSYNHLGILTYSPPRDGPTVWEIGFPDRTANSFYVPDVNPMYVNKLFLHSPEKFRQYGLWEGYSDLHPRNDQIFTVGINDPKKDWFFAQVCRRGEDGKYVATTWTIKFNMTSLTDGTYRLRLSIASATRSDLKINVNSMGSESSLVFQLMNLGMDNTVCRHGNHGLYRIYSIDIPSSMLVKGDNCIFLTQARNGDPLCGILYDYLRLEAPDATP
- the LOC101210077 gene encoding probable transcription factor KAN2 isoform X2, whose translation is MRVSRQRVFHDINFKSPMVRPYVRSKMPRLRWTPDLHRCFVHAVERLGGEERATPKMVLQIMNVNGLTISHVKSHLQMYRSSKQEQVTSQEKNLNNDEAPGYQLPDHLHGCCFIDQKLAWKEREEMTNELRKCKEKKPNSYLMFKDITKRCTVQEEDYFGRSLKKMHQDLKKLDEETESVKRVGGEEITMSLCLSIRGLQPLMSKTGNSDVNDVSLELSLA
- the LOC101220336 gene encoding probable rhamnogalacturonate lyase B isoform X3 is translated as MDNLLDVKSSESKRGYWDINWSWPGGKDRYQLLKGSEFNVINSSDDTIEISFRKDFDLSTRGNKLPLGVDIRYIMRTGIPGFYCYAIYEHPSECRAFDLAQTRMVFKLRQEKFHYMAISDEKQRIMPMPEDLRPGRGEELIVPESVLLVNPINPDLKGEVDDKYQYSEDNKDGGVHGWISSSPNNIGFWIVFPSHEFRNGGPTKQNLTVHTGPTCLAMFHGTHYIGEDILTHIKEGEAWRKVFGPILVYLNSTSDVSEAHNLWIDAKEQRMQEETAWPYNFVASSFYLMARERGSISGRLLVRDRFVSSSPIPARDAHIGLSAAREEGAWQIESKEYQFWVKTDSNGDFTIRNIIPGVYGLHGWVPGFIGDYLHKSLVTVSAGSYNHLGILTYSPPRDGPTVWEIGFPDRTANSFYVPDVNPMYVNKLFLHSPEKFRQYGLWEGYSDLHPRNDQIFTVGINDPKKDWFFAQVCRRGEDGKYVATTWTIKFNMTSLTDGTYRLRLSIASATRSDLKINVNSMGSESSLVFQLMNLGMDNTVCRHGNHGLYRIYSIDIPSSMLVKGDNCIFLTQARNGDPLCGILYDYLRLEAPDATP
- the LOC101210077 gene encoding probable transcription factor KAN2 isoform X1, which codes for MRVSRQRVFHDINFKSPMVRPYVRSKMPRLRWTPDLHRCFVHAVERLGGEERATPKMVLQIMNVNGLTISHVKSHLQVCHGQMYRSSKQEQVTSQEKNLNNDEAPGYQLPDHLHGCCFIDQKLAWKEREEMTNELRKCKEKKPNSYLMFKDITKRCTVQEEDYFGRSLKKMHQDLKKLDEETESVKRVGGEEITMSLCLSIRGLQPLMSKTGNSDVNDVSLELSLA